A window from Actinomycetospora corticicola encodes these proteins:
- the rpmA gene encoding 50S ribosomal protein L27 translates to MAHKKGASSSRNGRDSNAQRLGVKRFGGQVVKAGEILVRQRGTKFHPGVGVGRGGDDTLFALIPGAVTFGTKAGRKNVNIVPVEA, encoded by the coding sequence ATGGCTCACAAGAAGGGTGCATCCAGCTCCCGCAACGGTCGCGACTCCAACGCCCAGCGGCTCGGGGTCAAGCGCTTCGGCGGCCAGGTCGTCAAGGCCGGCGAGATCCTCGTCCGCCAGCGCGGCACCAAGTTCCACCCGGGCGTCGGCGTGGGTCGCGGCGGCGACGACACGCTGTTCGCCCTGATCCCGGGCGCCGTCACCTTCGGCACGAAGGCCGGGCGCAAGAACGTCAACATCGTGCCGGTCGAGGCCTGA
- the proB gene encoding glutamate 5-kinase has protein sequence MTTVDPGAGSARTAVQDARRLVVKVGSSSLTSVSGGLDVSRLDALVDAVAARAATGTQVILVSSGAIAAGLSPLGLARRPRDLATQQAAASVGQLHLTRAYADAFARHERVVGQVLLTSHDVVRRAPYRNAQRTFERLLGLGVVPVVNENDTVATDEIRFGDNDRLAALVAHIVGADALVLLSDVDGVYDDDPRAPGAAMIDEVHGMADLAAVRVVKPGAASVGTGGMASKLAAADLASGAGVPVLVAGATHAAAALGPGDVGTVFAPTGPRLSARRFWLRHMAGSRGRLHLDDGAVRAVTSGAATTRRSLLAAGITGSDGDFEAGDVVELVGPRGETVARGVVAFDSEEMPELVGRKTRDLAPEQRREVVHADDLVPVGRRSVPESVSSAP, from the coding sequence GTGACGACGGTCGACCCCGGTGCGGGCTCGGCGCGCACCGCGGTGCAGGACGCGCGCCGGCTCGTGGTCAAGGTCGGCTCGTCCTCGCTGACCAGCGTGTCCGGCGGGCTCGACGTGAGTCGGCTGGACGCCCTGGTCGACGCCGTGGCCGCACGCGCCGCCACCGGTACCCAGGTGATCCTCGTGTCGTCCGGCGCGATCGCGGCGGGTCTGTCCCCGCTGGGCCTCGCGCGGCGACCCCGGGACCTCGCCACGCAGCAGGCCGCCGCGTCGGTCGGCCAGCTCCATCTCACCCGCGCCTACGCCGACGCGTTCGCCCGCCACGAGCGCGTCGTCGGGCAGGTGCTCCTGACCAGCCACGACGTCGTCCGGCGCGCCCCCTATCGCAACGCGCAGCGGACGTTCGAGCGGCTGCTCGGGCTCGGGGTGGTGCCGGTGGTGAACGAGAACGACACCGTGGCCACCGACGAGATCCGGTTCGGCGACAACGACCGGCTCGCGGCCCTCGTGGCCCACATCGTCGGCGCGGACGCCCTGGTCCTGCTCTCCGACGTCGACGGCGTCTACGACGACGACCCCCGCGCGCCCGGCGCCGCGATGATCGACGAGGTGCACGGGATGGCCGACCTCGCGGCCGTGCGGGTCGTGAAGCCCGGCGCCGCCTCGGTGGGGACGGGCGGCATGGCCTCGAAGCTCGCCGCCGCGGACCTCGCGTCCGGGGCGGGCGTCCCGGTGCTCGTCGCCGGGGCGACCCACGCCGCGGCCGCCCTCGGGCCCGGCGACGTGGGGACCGTGTTCGCCCCCACCGGACCGCGCCTGTCGGCCCGCCGCTTCTGGCTCCGGCACATGGCGGGTTCGCGCGGACGGCTCCATCTCGACGACGGAGCGGTGCGGGCGGTGACCTCGGGCGCCGCCACGACGCGGCGCTCCTTACTCGCGGCCGGCATCACGGGCTCCGACGGCGACTTCGAGGCGGGCGACGTGGTCGAGCTCGTCGGCCCGCGGGGCGAGACGGTGGCCCGTGGGGTGGTGGCCTTCGACTCCGAGGAGATGCCGGAGCTCGTGGGCCGCAAGACCCGCGACCTCGCCCCGGAACAGCGCCGCGAGGTCGTGCACGCCGACGACCTGGTGCCGGTCGGCCGACGGTCGGTGCCGGAGTCGGTGTCCTCGGCGCCCTGA
- the obgE gene encoding GTPase ObgE, translating into MARFIDRVTLHVTAGSGGHGCASIRREKFVPLGGPDGGNGGRGGDVVLVADPGVHTLLDFHHRPHAVAGNGKPGMGAFRNGANAEDIELAVPEGTVVMSPEGEVLGDLNVPGMRYVAVAGGRGGLGNAALAGPTRKAPGFALLGEPGDSRDLVLELRSMADVGLLGFPSAGKSSLVSALSAARPKIADYPFTTLTPHLGVVSAGDSTFTVADVPGLIPGASGGKGLGLDFLRHIERCSVLVHVVDCATFESDRDPVSDIRALEAELAAYTPALGTDLSERPRIVALNKMDVPDAADLAELVRPDVEAFGWPVVEISTAAHTGLRELTFLMAGAVEEARRTALVTVPPRVVLRPKAVDDAGYTVAPDPSVDPSEGPAWVVRGEKPERWVRQTDFANDEAVGYLADRLAKLGVEESLAEAGASPGDMVTIGVHTFDWEPSTPAGVAALGSPVQSGNRGTDVRLDGVGRADRSSAAERKAARGERRRHRDDSELGVASWADGGESVSWENLAALDEE; encoded by the coding sequence ATGGCTCGATTCATCGACCGCGTGACGCTCCACGTGACCGCCGGCTCCGGCGGCCACGGGTGCGCCTCGATCCGCCGCGAGAAGTTCGTGCCGCTCGGCGGCCCGGACGGCGGGAACGGGGGCCGCGGCGGGGACGTCGTGCTCGTCGCCGACCCCGGGGTCCACACGCTCCTGGACTTCCACCACCGCCCGCACGCGGTGGCCGGGAACGGCAAGCCCGGGATGGGCGCCTTCCGCAACGGCGCGAACGCCGAGGACATCGAGCTCGCCGTGCCCGAGGGCACCGTCGTGATGTCCCCGGAGGGCGAGGTGCTGGGCGACCTCAACGTGCCCGGCATGCGGTACGTCGCCGTCGCCGGTGGACGTGGGGGCCTCGGCAACGCCGCCCTCGCGGGCCCGACCCGCAAGGCGCCCGGCTTCGCCCTGCTCGGCGAGCCGGGGGACAGCCGCGACCTCGTGCTCGAGCTGCGGTCGATGGCGGACGTCGGGCTGCTGGGTTTCCCCAGCGCCGGCAAGTCGTCGCTGGTCTCCGCGCTCTCTGCTGCCCGCCCGAAGATCGCCGACTACCCGTTCACCACGTTGACGCCGCACCTCGGCGTGGTGAGCGCCGGGGACTCGACGTTCACCGTCGCCGACGTGCCGGGCCTCATCCCGGGCGCCTCCGGGGGCAAGGGACTGGGGCTGGACTTCCTCCGGCACATCGAGCGGTGCTCGGTGCTGGTGCACGTCGTCGACTGCGCGACCTTCGAGTCCGACCGCGACCCGGTCTCCGACATCCGGGCGCTCGAGGCCGAGCTCGCCGCCTACACGCCCGCCCTGGGCACCGACCTCTCCGAGCGGCCGCGGATCGTCGCGCTGAACAAGATGGACGTGCCCGACGCCGCCGACCTCGCCGAGCTGGTGCGGCCGGACGTCGAGGCGTTCGGCTGGCCCGTCGTCGAGATCTCCACGGCCGCGCACACCGGGCTGCGGGAGCTGACCTTCCTCATGGCGGGCGCGGTGGAGGAGGCCCGCCGCACGGCGCTGGTCACCGTGCCGCCGCGGGTCGTGCTGCGTCCGAAGGCGGTGGACGACGCCGGGTACACCGTTGCACCCGACCCCTCGGTCGACCCCTCCGAGGGCCCGGCCTGGGTGGTGCGCGGCGAGAAGCCGGAGCGCTGGGTGCGCCAGACCGACTTCGCCAACGACGAGGCCGTGGGCTACCTCGCCGACCGGCTCGCGAAGCTCGGCGTCGAGGAGTCGCTGGCGGAGGCGGGCGCCTCGCCGGGCGACATGGTGACCATCGGGGTGCACACCTTCGACTGGGAGCCCTCGACGCCGGCCGGTGTGGCGGCCCTCGGGTCACCGGTCCAGTCGGGCAACCGCGGCACCGACGTGCGGCTGGACGGCGTCGGTCGGGCGGACCGCTCCTCGGCGGCCGAGCGCAAGGCCGCGCGCGGCGAGCGCCGTCGGCACCGGGACGACAGCGAACTCGGTGTCGCCTCGTGGGCGGACGGAGGAGAGTCCGTGTCGTGGGAGAACCTGGCCGCGCTGGACGAGGAGTGA
- the rplU gene encoding 50S ribosomal protein L21: MYAIVKTGGKQYKVAVGDVLDVELLDGDSVDLQPVLVVDGSTVLSSADDLAKVSITGTVRGEAKGPKIKIMKYKNKTGYKRRVGHRQRYSQVEITGISK; this comes from the coding sequence ATGTACGCGATCGTGAAGACCGGCGGCAAGCAGTACAAGGTCGCGGTCGGCGACGTCCTCGACGTGGAGCTGCTGGACGGCGACTCGGTCGACCTGCAGCCCGTGCTCGTGGTCGACGGTTCGACCGTCCTGTCCTCCGCCGACGACCTCGCCAAGGTCTCCATCACCGGCACCGTCCGCGGTGAGGCGAAGGGCCCGAAGATCAAGATCATGAAGTACAAGAACAAGACCGGCTACAAGCGGCGCGTCGGCCACCGTCAGCGCTACAGCCAGGTCGAGATCACCGGCATCTCGAAGTAG